From Erigeron canadensis isolate Cc75 chromosome 5, C_canadensis_v1, whole genome shotgun sequence:
acacccatgtaatttatataacttatcaatgtaagtttttttagataaaaaattttgaatgaattagaggaataaaatgatttatggatgagagagaaaaatgagtggttgagatatATTCTACATTATGTATTAatatgtgtacattgttgaaagttgaaaagttaaaaaaatttaaagggaacaaatgatttataagaGCACCTCCAATGAAGGTtgatgaaaaacttttttttgatgaaaaaaagcttttgaaaagcTTGATACCATTGAGTAcaaagacattttttttttatcaaaagtttgaCAATTCTCAACCCTTTGaagaaaaactttttttcttcaaaGGGTTGAGAATTGtcaaacttttgataaaaaaaaatgtctttgTACTCGTCAACACCACTATCACCGCCATCACTACCCCCACCGCCATTACATTACGCGGATATAAATCTAGtacaatacaaatacatacGACTCCGTTGTCCGTTCTTGTTTAAAGTTTATCCAAATATCTAAATTTtcctaaatataattaattatattcacTCTATATTTGCTTAtccgttatattttttttaaggccTTGCTAATTAGTTTCACTGTATAAAATAGAGGTGCACAAAAAAACgggttaaccgaaccgattcGAAAGTTAACCTATAATCGAAATCGGTTAGTAACCGATACCGTACAAATCGATTATAGGTTAGGAAAAACCGCTGGTTAGTAATCGATTTGcactttcaaaaacaaaaaccgaTTCTTAATCGGTTAATCGGAAAccggttaatttttttaaatttaataggTTAATCGATTAATTGGTaccttaaattattattttagaatATTTATACTTAGCCACCGAATCACCGATCAATATTACTCTCCCAGTCTCCCACTCTCCCAGTCACCGATCAAATACAAAACCCTAGTAAATCAATCGATCAATACTCCACTTTCTGACGATGAACTTGACGAGTAAGTTTTGTTTTGCTATTTAGTTTATACTTTAGAtgttttctgtttctgttttgGATATTATGAAACTGTTTCTGTTTCTGTTATGTTTCAGTTTGGCTATTTAGTTTGAGTTGGTTTTCATGTTTGTGATGCAGCTGATGCTGCTCCTGTTTCTATTTGTGTTGCTGCTTGCTAGCTTGGCTGCTGTTTCTGTTTCTGTTCTGTTATGTTTCTGCTGTTGGACATTTCTGTTTCTGTTCTGTTCTATTTCTGTTTTGTTTTACCAAAACAATCTGTTTCTGTTATGTTCTATTTCTACTGTCCaggatttcattttcatttaagttTCTGTTAGTAGTTCTATTTCTGTTGTTTGTTCTATTGTTATGGTTTTGGCTACTGGTAAACAATCTTTTTCGGTTAACTGGTCAGTTAATGAAAAGCAGTTAACCGGTTTTTTAAAACCGAAATCGGGTACATCAGTTAGAACTTTCATACACAGTAACCAGTTATTAATCGGTACTGGTTAACCGGAAccggttaattttttttgaaaaaaaaaccgAATACGATTACCAAAATAATTAACCGAAACCGGTTAACTTGTTTTTACACCTCTAGCATAAAATAGTTAAATCGatcattataataaaatttaatgataGACTTTtggtataaaatatttaaaatgttcATCATTTTATGCATGTTAACGACCCTTAGAACtgtaattatcatttttttaattttatttaaaataaaaataattatatgttgCTGAgtatttgaactttttttaaggTATAGTTAATTGTTAAGTTAATGTCTAAATTTGAGACAAAACCTAAAAAGTTCAAAATATTTCATCTCCTCTTTAGGGGAAAAAATCACTAATTGACATCCTTTATATACTTTGGTACCTTGCTACAAATTTATTTAAGCAATACTCGTAACAAACTATAACAATTATTTTCTATATCACGTGTAGTGACGTCATATACCTTCACACACACAGTCACACACGATTGtcaccctttctctctctatatatatttcccTCTTGTCACTCGTTTCATTCAAAATATCAActacacacactctctctcccTCCCTCCCTCTCTTTCTCTCACACAGACATTCACCTATACATACATTCTCTATATCTCTATATCTCTCTGCTAAGTTCATCTTCAATTCgccatggattatgtggaaatAGCTCGCACAGCTGTCGGCTTTATCGGTGCGTGAAAACATTTTCTCACAAACACTCAATTTCACTTACTGATATCTCGATCTCAACTTCTATCTATTTCTACATGTATATGATTATTTACGAGCTTAATTAATGAGATTATATGATTAATGATTCAATAATCATGTTCTGATTGTGaattttgctatatatatatatcgattgaTGATGAAATAATGATCCTCTGGTTATTGAATTGAAATTATCAGCGATTTAATTtactttacttatttttatGACTTCTGatgtttaattatattataattttcagGAAATGTGATCGCTGTCTTCCTGTTCTTATCTcctgtgtaagttaattattcatacatatatatacatgtatacgTATATCTATAAGTATCTGTATCTCAGCGTGTATATAGATATTCTATTTTAACTGAATGATTATAGATATTCAGGAAACATATTCAGCGTATAATTAATTAGCTAACATATGTGTATATACTATGGAAAATTATTATATCAGGACACagaacacacacatatatatgtatatatttgtgctATTTGAACacatatttttgaatttttattatgATTCTCATGCTATGCCAGTGGACCTTTCACAAGCTGAGTGTGTTATTGAAATGACAAATTTACCTGTTGAGATCAAGACTCTAGATTTGTTAGCGCGCTTTAAGTTCTGGCAAAATTTTAACTGTTACTTGAAAAAATTGAAAGGGTAATTTTGACCTTATATCAATGAAGGCGTGTTATGTGAAGCTCGATCGACTAGCTAAGTTTCCAGTTTAGTCACTTTGGTTTGGTTGTTGTATACTGTAGCATTTAAATGATCAGAATCAGAGCATATCGATCACATTGTCAATTGGCTAATTAATTAGAAATAATTATGGAATAATTAGAAATAGCAGGCaatcattattttttacaatGTAAACAAATGAAGATACTCCTACTTTTAACGAAATGTGTGTTGATTAAGTTGTAGTCCAactattacacatacatatgaTGTTTTGTGTGAATATCTGATACATACAGTTTCTTTGTATAATGTGGACATAGTTAGTTGTTTTAACAAACTGTGGATGTGTATGAAACTCAagttaatttgtttttcaattgcATGACAATTGCACTGCCTTTTAAAACTGTAGAATAAAATGTAATAAGCGAATTGGTGATAGTCGCCATACATTATAGAGAGTTATTAGatggtcaaacttggtcaaatGCATGAGTTAAGTTGTAATCTCAAAGGAATGTTTGTATTTATGTATGAAACTTGGTAATCTGAGTTTGTTATTGCATGATAACTAGTGATAGTGGCctcatatatacaatataaaatgTAGGATTTAAAATctggtcaaacttggtcaaatGCATGAGTTATTAAGTTTTAATTTGGAAAGGAATGTTTGAGTTATGGATATTTTCACAGTTACTATATTGACTTATACGGAGTATCAGTTTATTCCGaacatatatagttttcaaCATCTATTTGTTAAGAAACCTGACCATGGGGATAAAAATAAGTCAAAACTGAAAATTAATAGGTtaaatatatactgtatatggCAGGTCAATATTCCAACAAATAAAGAGGAGAGGGTCTGTGGAGCAATTCCCACCGTGGCCTTACCTAGCCAGTTTTGTAAATTGTGGGATATGGGTGTTATACGGACTGCCAATGGTCCACCCAGACAGCTTGTTGGTCTGCATTATCAATGGCATAGGCTTGGTGATAGAGACCGTGTATTTGATCCTTTTCCTAGTATACTCTGACTGTAAGAAGAGGATCTTGGTGCTGTAATGCAATACACCATTTTCGTAGTATATCAATGACTATCAGCAAAAACAAGCCTTTTACGTGATGGCATGTAATGCAATACACCATTTTCGTCTGACTGAaatgtataattattataactttGTACCTCTGTTATCTCTTGCTTATAAGCATTCTATGCCAATAAAACTTAGTAGCACTTTCCATGTAAAGAGAAGTGGTGGTTGGGGGTTCGGGTCAGCATGTACATCCCATATTTCAAGTAGTTGTTAAATTCTGCGTGTAAATGTTACTCCCTTTAGGACAAAGGGAGGTGTAGCTGATTATCTGTCTTTCATTTAAAAACTTCACCTCAAAACCGGGTACTTATGATAAGGTAGAAATAGAACGAACAAATAACATATTGtgttaaaactaaataaaaatataaatataatcattGAAATCTTTTGGTAATGAAAACTTAGTTGAAAAGTAATATTCGTGAAAACAATTTTGACTTTATACTTTTGACTTTTAGTCAAACATACTATCTTCAATTTCATTACTATATGAAATTTGACTTTAGTTTGAGTTTGTAGCCAAACATGTTATGTGCAAGAGCGATGACATTATTTAAGAACAATAATCGGTAATTCGATATACGTACTAAGTTTGGAATATATATGTAGCTGGTTTGATCATCGCCGCATCCATTAGTTTACATCTTGGAGTGGTGTGTATGCCgaaatagtaaaaaaatatttattcatCTATCTATTCatgtgtgtgtttatatgtatgtttgatgTCGAGAAATTTTGAAGTTTCATAATTTATTGAAAGGTATTCATTTTTCAGACGATGAAAAGGTATAGTTCCATATCCTTACCTGCTTTTTGTGTTTGTTGATAGTAACAGGACTATTACATCAGCGAATGTTGAATCGCTGATTTTGGAATCTTGTTTTATGTTTGTGCTTAAGATGCTAAAAACATCAGAGCACTTGTGTTTTAATGTACGTACTTAGAATGATAGCTTATATgcccttttctttcttttttttctttgtaatttaGTATCTTTTGATAAGGAAAAcgtgaaagaaaaagaatatgaGTGGTTGTCTTTGGGTGATCTTTAGAGGGTGTTTGTAAGTGAATATTGCATATAGGCATATAGCTAATTGCATTTTCTGAAAACCAAAATATGCTCTACTGTACGTTTTTGCAACACTTTTACACGTCTGTTTCAAATCACGATCAAGATAAACCACAATTTCTTGCATTTTGGACTCGACCTGGAAGCCTACTGACATACTTTATGTTTTAACTATATTACACTTGTACAACGCAACATCAAATCAAAGGAGTGCTTCAACTATGAGGTTACGAGAAGGCATGTTCTGTTTATTGAACGTAACCTATGAGAGATTTGGTGACATGCAGGTCATTTTCATAGAAGATAGACATTGGAATTAAGTTATTAACGATGAGACAAGGGCTCCTTGGGTAGCCAGAAAAATGGCATATTTATATACAGTAAAAATTTAGAGGAAAAGTAATGTATAACTTCTTAATGTTCTAGTAAAATATTTGTATCAACTCAGCATTTAGCCCACAAAAGCTTGGCAACAAGGCAAGAAAAAATTATCATGAATCTGCAAAATCTTTGCACCTTTAGCTACTGTGTCTAACTTTTCGGATAATTCTTATAACCAAGGCTATACATCATATATGGGTAACCTCTCCTCAATAACAGCGCGGCATATAGGGCATTTGTTACACTTTACAGAACACATGCTGCAAGATATAGATTGAAATTTTATGGCAACAATTAGAGACagataaaagaaaaactcaAGTATTAATATAAGTACCTGCAAAGAATCCAATGCCGACAGGGAAGGAGTACTATGCTTAATTGTCTTTCAAAGCAAACCTGGCACAGAATTTTTTCCTGGCATAATGTGTTCCAATTGCAACATGATTCACAACCCATAATCACAAAGTAAATTAGGGGTATCTAGATAAGACCTATTTAATACTTTCCTGTTTTCACACGTTACTCGCCAAACCGTCAGAACACCTGCTAGGATTATTCATCGGAATATAACCAAACTGAACCAGAGCCAGAAAGATCCAAATCACTTCAGTACCAGTCCAGTTCTGGTTTATAACTAGTTCAGTCCCCAAAGGacaatattaacaaaaaaagcttcatttcaagtttaacatatttatgaagcaagtaaaaaaaaaccccaatctCGTTTTTATTCTGGCTCTGGTACATAACAGGTCTCAAAATCGTTTTCTTAAGCCCTTTACAACTGAGAACCAGAACAAATACTATTCTAGTCCAAGTTCACTTATGTCAGAAACCCGTACGACCTACCCAATTTTCCATTTCTGAATAGCATAGAAGTTCAACAATTAAAACTGAAGTAAAAGAATTATCAGCCAAGAATTAAGATTTAGAACTGTTACATTTTGGAGTCTTTCAACCTCTTGCAGGCTGAATTTTGTGGTTTCCATTTTCTCACCAAGAGCAGCCTGAAGTCTCCCCACCTGAGAAGATTAATATAGCCTAAACTTGTAAACACGAATCCTATTGTTGATATGGTGTGAGaagtaacaaaataaaatgtGCTTTCTTACCTCCTGAGCAAGATCCTTTTTCGGCATTTTCTTTACCACTTCAGGTGAATATCCACAGAAAGTGTTATAACTGCGGATacacaaacatataaaaatgttgAAACCCAGTTCCAGTATCAACACCGCGATTGTCAACAACTTCCATTTCACAGATTGTTTTACTAATTCCATGTTTGATCTCCCCAACCCCAAAATCGGTGTCAAATCGCAGGTTTGACAACAACCCTATAGTCTTTCTAGTTTCTTAACGTAATACTGCTGCTGCCTAGAGCTGCTATTTCTGACCAATTTATTGATCAATTAAGCTTGTTTTTTATCCCAAATAGGTTAAAGGGAGAACCAGTTAAATGGGACAAACAGGTTGAAAGTCAACCAAAGTCTACATCTGATGCATATAAcctcataaatcatttaatcGACATATTCATATTAGATGATTTTTCCATAACAACGATCAACgcattaaatatgtatataaaaaatgttaaacaacacaATTTATCCTCAACAAAATTTGAGCTGTTACCTGACCTGTTTGTATTAGAAATGAAGCCTGTCGCTCCGTTAAAACAAAAACCTGTTTTTACCAGTTTACTTAATCTGCCTAACCCCCGACATTTCCGCCTTGACCATTCACTGGTTTAAGTTTGTCGAATTTTATAAAGCCAATTGATGATTCCCGGAAAATCAAATTTAAGTACTTATGTGAACACTTGGTAGACACTAAAACCCAGGTAAAGGAGTTACAATGttgaaaaaaatcatttaaatacTATATACAAGAAAATTTGATAATGCACTTCATAGAAAATTTTTGTTGAATTATTTTCTTGAAGATATTTAATTACTCTTTATTGTGTTAACAGTAATTACCCCAAAGCTCTATCATGGTAAAGTCGCGCCTGTTCTTCCCGACTTTCTTCATAAATCGATGACCAACCAAACAACCTATGCATAAAATGAGAGTTTTAATTAGTATGAGTAAAACTTTGACTAAGGTTTGGTCAACACTTCATGGATTTACCTTGAGCCACGGTACAAATACCCAAAGAAGTCTCGAGCTCCAGCAGAAAACACAAAATATCTTCCTGTGCGGGTCCCATTGTTTAAAAGTAAGATCTTTTCCACCAATTCAGAACCAGAGAAAAGTACTACCGCTCCTTGCAGTAGAAGTAAAGGAGAGAAGACAATGGCAAGTGGGATATTACTAGCAGCAACAGGTTTTTCCTGAAAATCGGGAAGACCATAACGTAAACAAAGATTATTTAAACTATTTATGGAATATACTTGCATCATTTATTGCATATAAGGTAACCaactttttttctataaaatcaCTAAAACTTCAGAATATGACTTAAGGAACCTTGCATTCTTGAAACTTTCACAGCAGGTAATCAGTATCAAAGTGCCAATTCAGAACCGCATTTAAAAAAGCCAATATAGTTTTTTCTGATATCGCAATTAggaagtttttattaaaaaacctTGAAAATTTAAGGCTTTTCATCGAAGGTGATAGAAAGTTAATGGTTTTTCTGGGCAAAAAATGCAATTAATTAGTATCCATCACAAATTACCTTTAAGCGGATACAAAGGAGGATTTGAAATGCAACAACAAGAGCTTTCATTATGTGACCACCAATGTCTTGCAATCCACACATCCTATCCACAGAGATATCGTCTGAGGCAACTACTGGGCCACTATTCCAATCAAGATATCGAGTACCCGTTGATAAACTGCCTTCATGTGCTTGGGAATTTCTGTGAATCACTTGATTTGACCACTTTGtgcaaaaaagaaaagcaaagcACTCTGCAATTCTGTAGCCAATGAACTGCAACAAGTTAGAACATATTACAAGGGATCAAATTGCAATAAAAGGTGATGAACCGTCGGAATTTAATTTAGCcaacacttttttgtttttatagtcAAAACCTAAATAGGTTCCCTCAATAAGGAATTTTGAGTAAAAAGGTtccatttttatggatttttgcCTTTTAAAAATAGGTCTTTCACATTTGTGAAATGCGGATTTACTAAACATAATCCTTTCCATTCCACATGTGAGAAATGCAGATTGTATTTCAAAAGAACACCTTGTATTCCGCATATTACAAGTGCATATTGCTGTTTTGTTGGGCTTGGAAATAccacaaaagtaaaaaatcttTTGGAAAGCTACAATTCGCATTCCTGGAATCATGGGCGGTACTAAAGAGGGGGCAAGGGGTCCAATGctcccctccaaatttaaattttgtcatgtatttttaaatttttcataaatttttaaaaattttctataggtttttaacattttgcccccttttagatttatttttcataaattttttaagtttgccCCCTTTGGAATTctttcctggtaccgcctctgccTGGAATGGGAAATAATTTTTAGTCAATCCGCATTCTACAAATGAGGAATACCCATTTTTAAAACCCCAAAATTTCAAACACCATTTCTTTAACACAAATTGGAAAGTACCATTTTGACAAAAACCTCACAAGCAGACCACAGTTGATTATCTTTTTATGACATTTGCTACAAGACTAAAACTTCTCGGCAGAAAGAAGACAATACCCAAGGAAAATGAACACGCACAACCAATCATAATCATCAGTACCATCTGCTAATCAAATAAGACATGGTATAAGAACTTCCATAATATGAAGGATGATGCGTAGGTAGACCACAATCACAAAAGCTATTCCAATCATATGCTAATTGATGATActttactaaaaaaaaagatttacaaAGAATGTTACCACCTAGCTTTAAAAGGGTGATCAAGGTAGCAAAAAAGGATAACATCATGGAACTACATACCCGGAAGTGCTGAAAAAGTAATCCAAATGCCAGTTAGTAGTTATCTAGTAGTTCAAAGCAAGAATAAACTAACACAATATCGGGCACTGAAGTaactactttttcatcaattaaactTACTGGAAGTATCTCCCATATTTCATCATCCCTCAAATTTTCTTCATCTCCTGGTAGTAACATTCTGTACACAAAACATGATACGACTTCATACATGTCAAAAAGCCTATAATGCAAATTCAGGAATTATATGTGGTTGTTAATTAGTTCATAAGACAAACATATAAGTTCAAATGCGATGTATTCATGTTCATTGTTATTGAATCGGTCATCAAAAAATGACGGGGAACTGTTATAAGATTGCTAGTTGCACATAGCGCACCTATACAAATTCAAAGAATCACATCCACAATAAATGGCCGTGTCGGTTTCTACAGGGTATAAATTTGCTAAATGCATTTACGACAATATAATCCATTCGGTCATTCAATTTTGGCATTCCATGCCTAGATAAGAAACACTACCTTAGTCTTTATAAGGCCTATATAATGAGAACTTCACATATTTATTCTTTGTAGGAGGCATGTTAGTCTTTCAATTCTAAATATCGTTCAAAGTTCAACATAGAACCGCCTAAAGTGGTGTCTTATTAGGCCTCAAGTGACAATTTTTGATAAGGACATCTAAAAGGGAGTAATATACAATGAGCATTAAGTTTACTTTTAAGAAATTTGCACATCATGGGGAAGCGTTGTAACAAGTGAAATTATTGCCAACATCAAAGAAAGTAAATCAGTAGTACTCTGAACAAACTAATCAAGGTCAAGCATGAGAGATCACCAACAAATAACATGAGCACCATTAAAATGTCTAACCTGAGATTGTCAGCAAAAATTGTGAATTCAAATACCAATAAAGGCAGAAAGACGATCTCCAAGTCTACTGCAGGAATTCTCATAACTACACATAAGATATCAATAAGCTCTTACCAACAAatataaacaaacacaaactttGGGTCCACTAGATTAAGTCACAACTAAAAGGGACAATTCGACTTTGAGTAGTGGTTGAGATAATGTATTGGTTCACAAaactcgaaagaaaaaaaagggaagTGAGATCAAGACGTTGAGTACCATAGACGCTCTCCAAAAAGACACAAAGAAGCAGCTCAAAGGCAACAAGCAAAGGCATGCCAACAATCGCATGACATGGTACCCACTGCACAAAAAAATAGATATGATTGATTGCATGATGCAAATCGTCAAATAGATCTAAACACTAATCACATTGTTTTAAGTCTGATAATCACCATCACCGGAAAGAAAATACAACGATAAGTCAAGATATAACGATACATGGTGTTCAAGGGAAGCTGCTGGTGCAGGTAACGAAAATCTTCCAGGGGCTACGACTAAATGAAATAAGAAAAGCGGGAAGAAAATAATCCTGCATAAAAAGGAATATAAAGcaaatatttaacaaaattaaatctGAAACAAAATGCTTATTTCTGGTGAATAACATCCACATTATGTCACGAAATAAACCTTTGTAGAATCTTTCAGTCCTTCAACTACATAATTTTTTTCCAACATAGAAGTAGCATCGGGTTTATAGTTCAAACACCTAAGCAAATAACAAATTTTCAGATAATAACAAATTTGActttttctaatttcttcctAGTCGAATCTTGAATTTAACAAATTGCAAATTCAGTAAGGATTTTTTTATATGACCCAACTCGAAAAATTCCATTAAATCAAGCTTTTATTCAAAAGACGAACCAACTCTCCTAATATCCATTCACTTTCGAGATGTAAACCAAAATTTCCATAAGGCTCaatcaaaataccaaaaaaatcttcttttttttttgtttggagaAGCATGGAGTCTGGCTTTTAACCGATTAATCTGTCCGAGTTTCACAGCCATACAAACTCCAACCAGGAGACTCGCACTGCCACGTACCCAAGCGTtgtcaatttttattttctatatattttgcATTAACCAAGGTTTG
This genomic window contains:
- the LOC122600911 gene encoding uncharacterized protein LOC122600911, translating into MWRGRISKSLQTFTAHTLLFCFTILLFLKLDHHLFSSWWIIFFPLFLFHLVVAPGRFSLPAPAASLEHHWVPCHAIVGMPLLVAFELLLCVFLESVYVMRIPAVDLEIVFLPLLVFEFTIFADNLRMLLPGDEENLRDDEIWEILPHFRVCSSMMLSFFATLITLLKLGGNILCKSFFLFIGYRIAECFAFLFCTKWSNQVIHRNSQAHEGSLSTGTRYLDWNSGPVVASDDISVDRMCGLQDIGGHIMKALVVAFQILLCIRLKEKPVAASNIPLAIVFSPLLLLQGAVVLFSGSELVEKILLLNNGTRTGRYFVFSAGARDFFGYLYRGSRLFGWSSIYEESREEQARLYHDRALGYNTFCGYSPEVVKKMPKKDLAQEVGRLQAALGEKMETTKFSLQEVERLQNEKILCQVCFERQLSIVLLPCRHWILCSMCSVKCNKCPICRAVIEERLPIYDV